The proteins below are encoded in one region of Micromonospora yangpuensis:
- a CDS encoding ribonuclease J: MTEAHIETELPPPLPEGGLRITPLGGLGAIGRNMTVFEYDGKLLIVDCGVLFPDVEQPGVDLILPDFGPILDRLGDVQAIVLTHGHEDHIGAVPYLLAHKPDIPLVGSQFTLALVEAKLAERRIQPYTLTVREGGRERLGPFECEFFAVNHSIPDALAVAIRTGAGLVLHTGDFKMDQLPLDGRITDLAGFARLGAEGVDLLLSDSTNAEIPGFVTPEREIGPVLDSIFAKAKGRIIVASFASHVHRVQQVFDSAAEHGRKVALIGRSMVRNMGIARDLGLLNIPAGLVIGIEEATTLPPEQIVLMSTGSQGEPMSALGRMASGDHRHITIAPGDTVVLASSLVPGNETSVYRVINRLARAGAVVVHKDVAKVHVSGHAPAGELLYLLNVTRPSNLMPVHGEWRHLRAHARLGIESGVAPDRVVLCEDGDVVDLVEGRASLVGHVKSRYVYVDGLAVGDVSESLLTERRILGDGGFIATTVVVDSVTGKVVGGPTLSAKGFSEDPAAFDPVIPLVTEALNRAAADGITDPHQLQQIVRRTVGRWVNDAYRRRPMIVPNVVEV, from the coding sequence GTGACCGAGGCGCACATCGAGACGGAACTGCCCCCGCCGCTACCCGAGGGCGGCCTGCGGATCACGCCGCTCGGCGGGCTCGGCGCCATCGGTCGCAACATGACCGTCTTCGAGTACGACGGCAAGTTGCTGATCGTCGACTGCGGGGTGCTCTTTCCTGACGTCGAGCAGCCGGGCGTGGACCTGATCCTGCCCGACTTCGGGCCGATCCTGGACCGGCTCGGCGACGTGCAGGCGATCGTGCTCACCCACGGGCACGAGGACCACATCGGCGCGGTGCCGTACCTGCTCGCCCACAAGCCGGACATCCCACTGGTCGGCTCCCAGTTCACCCTGGCCCTGGTCGAGGCGAAGCTGGCCGAGCGGCGGATCCAGCCGTACACGCTGACCGTCCGGGAGGGCGGCCGGGAGCGGCTCGGTCCCTTCGAGTGCGAGTTCTTCGCGGTGAACCACTCGATCCCGGACGCGCTCGCGGTGGCCATCCGCACCGGGGCGGGCCTGGTGCTGCACACCGGTGACTTCAAGATGGACCAGCTGCCGCTGGACGGCCGGATCACCGACCTGGCCGGGTTCGCCCGGCTCGGCGCGGAGGGGGTCGACCTGCTGCTGTCGGACTCCACCAACGCGGAGATCCCCGGCTTCGTCACACCGGAGCGGGAGATCGGGCCGGTGCTCGACTCGATCTTCGCCAAGGCCAAGGGGCGGATCATCGTCGCCTCGTTCGCCTCGCACGTGCACCGGGTGCAGCAGGTCTTCGACTCGGCCGCCGAGCACGGCCGCAAGGTGGCGTTGATCGGCCGGTCGATGGTCCGCAACATGGGCATCGCCCGCGACCTCGGCCTGCTCAACATCCCGGCCGGCCTGGTGATCGGCATCGAGGAGGCGACCACCCTCCCGCCCGAGCAGATCGTGCTGATGTCCACCGGCAGCCAGGGCGAGCCGATGAGCGCGCTGGGCCGGATGGCCAGCGGGGACCACCGGCACATCACCATCGCCCCCGGCGACACCGTGGTGCTGGCCTCGTCGCTGGTGCCGGGCAACGAGACCTCGGTCTACCGGGTGATCAACCGGCTGGCCCGTGCCGGCGCGGTGGTGGTGCACAAGGACGTCGCCAAGGTGCACGTCTCCGGCCACGCCCCCGCCGGTGAGCTGCTCTACCTGCTCAACGTGACCCGCCCGAGCAACCTGATGCCGGTGCACGGCGAGTGGCGGCACCTGCGCGCCCACGCCCGGCTGGGCATCGAGAGCGGGGTCGCCCCAGACCGGGTGGTGCTCTGCGAGGACGGCGACGTGGTGGACCTGGTCGAGGGCCGGGCCAGCCTGGTCGGCCACGTCAAGAGCCGGTACGTCTACGTCGACGGGTTGGCCGTCGGCGACGTCAGCGAGTCGCTGCTGACCGAGCGCCGGATCCTCGGCGACGGCGGTTTCATCGCCACCACCGTGGTGGTCGACTCGGTCACCGGCAAGGTGGTCGGTGGCCCCACCCTGTCGGCGAAGGGCTTCTCCGAGGACCCGGCCGCCTTCGACCCGGTGATCCCGCTGGTCACCGAGGCGCTCAACCGGGCCGCCGCGGACGGCATCACCGACCCGCACCAGCTCCAGCAGATCGTCCGGCGCACCGTGGGCCGCTGGGTGAACGACGCGTACCGTCGGCGACCGATGATCGTCCCCAACGTCGTCGAGGTCTGA